Within Fusarium keratoplasticum isolate Fu6.1 chromosome 8, whole genome shotgun sequence, the genomic segment AAGGCTCGGGAGACACGCCGAGCAGAAAGGGCAGCTCGAGCAGCGCCGCCACGGGGCCAGTAAGACCGGAATCGGCGCGACCAGATTCCAAAAATTAATGTACTGGGGGAGGTTCAGATGGTGTTACGCTATCACAAGGCATGGGAAGTGGACACGGTGCATGTTTCAAGGGGAGGAGCTGGCCAAACGGGCGGATAATGGGATGGGCACAAGATTTCTGGACGGTTTTttgaagaagcaaaaaaggGGTACGAGCTGTGTTTATTGTGGGCTCAAAGAAGGCCCTTGACGGGTATAGACCTCTCTGTATGAATAGGTTCTTTCTCAGTGGATTGGTTGGGATAAGAAGCGGTCGGCGGGCTAGATACTAGCTATCACTATCATCATCCGCCGGCTCTTGCTGCAATGGCTGCAACACATTCTGCGCATATGCATCTGCGTCCCTTGTGATAGTGCCAATGTCGATACGGTTGCTCAGCGCATCGTTGACGCCCTCCACCACgtccctctcctccatgaCCTCGCCCATGAGGCGCACCTCGTGGGACCAGTAGGCGTGGCTACGCGAGCGAAGTTCTTCGTCGCGCAGCGCCGTGTTCTTTACTATTCCCAGTGCACTGAGCTTGCTCTTTACAGATAGCAGAGCGCGGGACGTTGACTCGATACGCTCAACGGCCGAGGGGGGCTCGGAGAAGGCCCTGTTGGTTGAGGACAGGTAAAGCAGCCATGCAAGGGCGGCGTTGAAGGCCGCGAGGGCAACTAGACGCGCAGCACGGGATGTCCAGAAGAAAAAGTCAACCTCTGGTAGGCGGAGCGCGCGAGCGTTGGCTTGATAGTTGTAAGAGTTGACAAAGTAAATGTCAAGAGCAGCAATGGCAGCGGCTACCATCGTAGCTTTAGCCCGCCATTGATTGCCTGCCTTGCCTGTGAAGGAGGGGCTCGTTACGACGGCCACGGCGAcgaggttggcgaggtgaGGCCATACGAGCTGGGGAATGGCGTAGTAGAAGAATGTTCTCGGGTCGTCGGAGTGGCAGAAGGGACAGTCGGCCAGCACCCCGGGTCCATACTGAATGTATAACAGTCTGCtctcgaggttgacgaaTCTCATGCGCAGCGCCTCATCCTGCTTCGTCAAGGCGTTCCCAGGCcttccagcagcaacacgGTTGAACAGAACATCGACGGGGATCTGCAGACGACTCTGCGTCGCCTGGAAGAGGTTCTCAGGCGCGAGGAAGGGCAGCGACTTGAGGATGTAtgtgaaggagaggaaggcgAGGAGACCGAGTGCGACGCGGACGCGGGGCGGGACGGGGACGATGGGGACTCGGTGGGAGCTCGAGCCGTTGCGAAAGGAGCGGTAGTAcgagatggccttggggaGGAGCATGGGaccgaagaagatgacgagggaGCGGATGCTGGGCCGTTAGAGTTAGCTGGGCTTGCACATGCGAGTGTGTATGTGTAAGTGGACGCTGAACGAGCAAGCAGAACACATACGCCTGGAACAGGGGAACTTACGAATCCCACGGAatcgccatgatggcggaTATGACACTCTCGATCAGAGAGTCTCTGATATCCTTTGGTGTTGTTTTCGGTAAAAGTTGACACGGTTGAAGTATTCAAAGGGCGAAAGGCAGAACCAGTGACGTCGAGGGCGATTACTCAAGTACCCTACAACTTCATTAAGGCAAAGGTGTCGCTAAGCCGGGAGAAATGTGGGGAGCCAGGAAGATTGAAGGTGGGGCCGAGCGTTTTCTGAGAGAGCAAAAAGCTCGAGAATTTCTTCTTGATCtactttttctttctcttcaaCACAAACTTCTCCAACCacaaacttcttcttctcactCTTTGTTATTCATTCACTCACTTCTTTGTCCGTCTACTCCTAATCATAGCTCGATAGCGCAATCACATGGCTTACGCGCCCGTTATTCACGTCTCCCCGTCCCGACTCGCCGCGTGACACGTCCCAGATATTCACTCCATTCCAATTGGCACTTTCGAAGCTTTGGCGATCCTACTTCTCCGTGGTCGCTAGAGTCAATATGTTGCCTAGATCAACCCCAAAATACCCTGCCAAGGGTTATTCTCTGTCGTGTTACAAAGTCTCAGCTCCGGCAATGATGAACTTTGCGTCAAATTTATCAAAGAGATACATTCCAATCGTAGTGGTCAACATTTGCGTAATATTGTAAAAATGCTCCCATTCTTTGCGCCGTAGCGAATGCACAGATATCTACATATTTGTCCGCTTTATaattccttcttctccgtctcgaCCTTCTCGCTCTGAGCCTTGACGGGcgcctccttggtcttgctCTGCTGCTTGGCGTTCATGACCAGGCCCGCGATACCCATGATCAGGtcgctgaagaggaggatgactCCTGTGCAGGCCAGCTGCCACGAGGCGATGCTGACGCTCCCCATGGGTCCGCGAGGGAACGACAGGATCCATTCGGCGTAGTAGGGGAACCAGCCGTACGGCAGCCAGAACATGGGCTCAGTGGCGTACCAGAATGGCAGGAAGTATTGCGGCGCGCGGGTGAGGACGATGCGGGCTCCGGTGAGGGAAGTGTCGAACTTGGATCGTGTGGCTGCCATGCTGTTCTCTGTAGGCACACGTGTCAGCTGTGTCCGTCTCTATCCAGCTGGTTTGTAGACgtactcttcttctcaagctgctcgagcAGCTTGTCGTGCTGTCGGCGCAGCTTCGCCCACTTGGCAAACTCGTCCTGGCTGCTcgtggccttgagctcccgCTGGACCTTGAGGTACTCTGCCTGCATCTTGCGCTGCTCGGCCGCCGCCTTGGCCGTCGGGACGGGGAGGAAGTTGATGAGCGTCCAGAGCTTAAAGCAAGGTCAGCAGAAGCTTTCAAGGTACTCCGGAGACACATACCAGGTTGTTGATCGTCTTGGCTCCGATGGCGTTGACGAGGTGGACGACGACctcgatgaggaagatggagagcATAAGGGGGTGAGCCATGTTGACGGATTCGGTGCAGTAATCGTGGGCTATGTGCGCATTGCGTGGTTCCTCGAGCGCCGGGTGAAGCTCgttgtcgatgctgttgGCGGTGTTGGAGGTTCTTTTGTCAACGTGGTGTCGGAGCCATGTCATAGCCCCGACACATTGCATGGAGGGCTCCATTTCAAACCCCTCCACACCACCAAAACCCTCTCTCCCACTTACCCTATACATCTCATCTGGAAAGCTTCATTTCACAGTTTGCCACCACTTTATTCGGCATATTCACTTTTGTTCAAATGTCAAGAGCACTTGATGCAAGTGTCAAGGAGTCTCTCAAGCATGGTGATCACCGTGCCGTGTTTGATGAGATTTCTACCGTCCTCACAGAACCCTCTAacgagctccttgagatTGAGCTGTTAGGCAAAAGCCACGTACTTGACCCCAACGAGATAATCCTACGGGATGATAATGCCATTGCAATCCCAAAACTACGGCTCGTTCAGGCCTTCCTGGTAGCACACAGAATATTTATGAGCCATATAAAAGATGGCAGCACAGTATCGACTGACGAGATCTTAAGGTCCACAGCAGTTATGTTGCTGATGGATCCGGAGCACTTGACCGCTGCCAACACAAGAAAGAGAGTCCTTGGGAAACGACTcgaaggagaaaaagaaaatgCCAAGGAAATACTACGAACGGAGAAGGGTCTGATGGATAGCTTACTGACCAGCCGCCTTCACCGGCATACAAAATCACCAACGCTCTGGAATCACCGTCGATGGCTGATGGACCAGTTCCGCCTTCATGAGTTGGACGTCCCTGCCGAGGATGACGTTACAAGAATCATCATGGTATCCGGAGAGCGACATCCGCGAAACTACTATGCCTGGTGTCATGCCAGATATTTAATCAACACTTTTGTCGCCCCGTCCCCAAACATGAACGAGGTCCTACCGCGTCTCGTCTCAGCAACGCAAAAGTGGTGCTTCGCCCATCACGATGACATTTCCGGATGGCagttcctcatcttcctccttgacaagcGACCACCAACCGAGACATCGCCCATCTTTCGCGAGACCCTCAACCTCGCGGCGTCGTTCAAGTGGCGCAACGAGTCGGTCTGGTACTTTCTCCGGCACATGGCCGCCTGGGGCTCCACAAACGCCGACCTCGACGTGTTTGAGCTCGTGCGGAGGACACTGTGGGAGAGTGCACCAGAGGATGGGTTTGAGCAACTGACGCTGCAGAGGGCCGAGAAGTGGCTCTCAGCAAGTCAGGGGTTGACCATCATTGACGCTGGGCTGGAGGAGATGCCGTGAGGTCAAGTCTGTTGGATGCCTCTCGGTGAGACAGGGAGGATGCATAAAGCTGAAGTAGAAACAAATCTATCAGGGCTGGATTATGCTGTCATGGCGCGTAACATGTTGAGTAGTGTTTCAAGTCCCCGATAACCTACGTAGCATGGCTGTATTAAAATGAAGATCTGCCGTCCCTCCAAGTGTAGATTCCTTTCCACGTGCCCGCAATTAATCTATCAACCATGCTTATCTGTGCTGGACGCATTGAGATGAGCAGAAGGCCGATTTGCATTGAAATTGGACCCgaggtgatggtgttgcaCCGACGGGGAAGGCCAAGACTCTATCTTGCTGGGGTGAGGGCTGGAGATCTACGGAGGCCAGGCCGGGCCTTGTGGGTGCCGTCGTTTCAAGAGCGACCTGGGTCGCGGGTAAGAGATGGAGCTGTGGGTTTATTTGCTTTGGAAGGCGAAGCGTGGGATGAAACTTGTTTTGAGAGTTGATGAAGTCATTTGGTCGGCGGTAGGACGGTGAGGTGTATAGGGGCATCTAATGAAATGGAAATGCGGCGCGAGACTTGATGCTACGTCGGAGGAAGTTATCAAGACGGCGATACCTGTTTGGGAGCCAAGACTCGATGTTGTAAGCGTCTCGCTATACATAGGATTCTGATCAATCACTTCTATTTAGAATGCCTTAAGAATGGATCTTATGCCGTACACCAAGAGCTTTGACTTGGACTTTGTCTTATGCGCAGGGATATGCCAGTTTTTACCGTTTTGACCGTTGACAACCCTGCTCAGTCGCCGAGGTCGTTGGCCGATGATATCTGATATCTTGCCCGTCTTGCTCGAGCGTGTGGGGAAAAAGGCAAGCCAGGTTTGACGCCCACGAGGTCCGTTGCATCCATCAGACCACGGACTCCTGGATGTTGCATGTCAGCTACTACAGTAAGCGGGCAGCATGCGGCACCCTGGAAGTTTCTCTCCGTCTCCACGACACGCGTAACGACATGCAGTAAAAAATGTTCTGAAAATTGGAGCCTCAAGACAGAGCTGAGGGAAACTGAGGCTGGCTGGCGGCTAAATAGTTAGGGGATCTAGTAGCTTTGCTGTGGAACTTACGCGTAAGGGGAAAAAAACGACGGTGCATGCATCGAGATGGACTTGAAGGAAACAGCAGACGCACTGCCCAATGGCGGCTGAGTTCGATGCGATGCTGAGACAGGGGAGGGCCTAGCTTCTGACGACCGCGGCCCTTATCTTCCATTGGCAGCTGTGGTCCATTGCAGCTTGAATTGGTGAATGTGCGTTCAAACGGTGCTTCACGTGTTGAACGCCAGAGGCATCAAGCTTTCTGGTCAACGTTGAAACGGGGCTTAAACGGGTCAGGGCCACAATGTCTGGCTGTCAATTATCAATCAATTGACCGCTCGAGTCTCTCAATGTCTCATCGTTTGACATCTCGGGGACGCGTGTTCTCCCCAAGAAACTTTCTTTTCAACTGATTCAAGTTCGCCCAAAGCTTGTTCTTCTTTTTTGCCGCTGGGCTCCACGTTGCAGCACCTGTGTCACTGTAGATCTCTGGAGGGGGTGACTGACAGACGGAGAATGCATCCAACATACGCAAGCTGCATGCACTCGGTCGTGTCGGGTCAGGGGCAGCAGAAGCAGTGAGACTCTGGGCGGCAAGCCTCTCGTCTCGGGATGTTTCTTGGTAAGAGAGGCGAGACATTGCAAACGGACAATGAGTAGGTATGCAATTGTTTCCAATTCTTTTTACTGCAGCACTCGTATGTATCCTCAGAAAATACGAGATCAATACCAAAAGCACCTGACCAAAGAGGACAGGCATCTTCGGCCGATAGCACCGCAATATCCACATTCTGATGTGCCCCCCGGGCCCTCTCTCGCACCGTCGCTCCCCAGGCGGCTAGCAGCAATTGGACCACTCAGTGAATGACACCCCCTGGCCCCGCGAGAGATGAACATGCGGCGGTGGCCCGGGGGTAGGAAAGCCAGTGATGATGGGCAGAGCTGCAATGCTCCAGATGCGTCCTTGTGCCAAGGGCCCCCGGCTTGCTTGCTCACCGTGGGTCTCCAGCCAGCTGCGATGCCGTTGTTTGACTGGCATGGACGGACGATGCGGGAGACAAGCCACTCTGGAGCCCGTGGGGCGggttttgttttgttgttgtcTTTCTGTTGTCTTTGTCTGATGCTTGTTGGTCAACGAGGCGAAAAAGGAGGCTCGTCGCTGATTCAGACACGCAAAGATGGACGGCAGGTACTTGATCTTCAGGTACCATTGGCGATGATCATTCACCAGGGGAGGGTCCTAAAGAGGTGGCCCTAGCCTCCATCTGTAGTAGCCCGAGCGCCTCGAGATAGGGCATCAGCACCTTGAAGGTCGACTGCCTGACTGGGATGATAGCTACAACCCACCCAGGTCACTCCCGTCCCGTCTCGTCTGTTCTCAGCTCTCGctcgtccttgtcttgaACCACCTCCAACCTCCACCCTCTCCCCATACTTTAcccaccttcttcttcgtcactCTCTCACCCTCACTTACTTACTCACCTTTAACCCGTAATAatccctctctccctcctcccctctcctttgcctctcttgtttcctctttttcttttttgcaTCTTGCCACCTTTCCTTCCTTcaagttcttcttctcgttccctcggcatcctcggccAAGTACCTACTCCAACTTCCGTCACCGTCCCAATCCTTGACGGTAGCATCCGAAAAGGCCGcctcgacgacaagagaAGCCTTGTTCCAAAGAAGGCTCGTCAGTCTCACCTGTAACCTCCgccccaagaagccaagcATTTCCTCTGCGTGCGGGCTTTTGTGTGTGTTTCCAGCATCTCGCTTGTCCCTCCACTTGCCTGTGTCTGGTGGCATCCGGCATACCATTGTGCCGTTCAAGTTTCCAATGCCGGCCTCATAATTCTAATCCTTTAATACATCGCGCCAGCCGCTTGCCTGGTTCCTCTCTCCCAGAGGCTTCGCCCCCTCGATTGTCAACTGCTGCTCCGGTTCGCTCTCCAAAGCCGGTCGCGTCTGAGACAATCCGTGACGAGCTGGTCCAGCCCGGTTTACTACACCACTCGGATCGTCCTCTCACTGTTGCATCTTCTGGTTCATCCGCGGATATATCATCGGGAAGCCTCCGTTTCAAGCTTTCCCGAGGTTCCTACTACCCGCCTACAAGATGCGTCCATCAGTTTTGCTGGCACAGCTGGCACTATGCGCCTCATCCGCCAATGCCTTTTTTCCCTATGACCCAGATTGGCGTCGAGATGTAGAGCAGAAACGTGTCACAAGGAGCCATAGGAGCATTCGAGGTCAGGAAGGTCGAAGTGTGCGAATGGGGATCAAACAGAGGGCCGCTCAGGTTTGTTTCACCGCAGGAATGCCATTGCTGTCACCTTTGCATTAACCCAATCACTGCTGCAGAACAAACAGCCCATATCCGAAAGAGCTGCCCGTGAGGCAGCACGACTGGTGGCCAAGTACAGCGGCCAAGACATTCCGAGCGACAGCGAACTGGCCAAGCGAGCCAACGAGTACGATGTCATGGAGGCTGTTGAAACCAAGGGAAAGTTTACCGAGGGAGTCAACCAGGATGGAACCGACTACTCTTACTTTATCGAGGTCGACATCGgatccaagaagaagccaatTTACATGCTCATCGACACGGGTGCTGGTTCGAGTTGGGTTATGGGCGCCGACTGTACGAGCAAGGCATGCGCGATGCACAACACGTTTGGCCCTGACGATTCGGATTCTCTGGAGTTGATCAACAAGCCCTTCAACATTGCGTACGGCTCTGGCAAGGTCAGCGGTGTGCTCGCAAAGGACAACATTCACGTGGCGGGCATGGATCTCGAGTATCAGTTTGGATTGGCGACCAACACCTCCGATCAGTTTGTTCAGTTCGCATTCGACGGCATCTTGGGTCTTGCCATGAACAAGGGCGCAAACGAGAACTTTCTGTCCACCCTGGAAGCATCTGGCAACATTGACAAGAACATCTTCTGCATCGCCCTGAACCGCGCGTCTGATGGTACCAACGAGGGCGAGATCAGCTTTGGCTCTCCTAACCCTGACAAGTACAGCGGCAAGATCACATACACCTCTCTTCCTGACGGCAAGGACAACGACTGggccatcaagatggacGATATGGGCTACAACGGCAAGAATGCCAACATTGGTGGAATCCGCACCTTTATCGACACAGGAACTTCTTTCATGTTTGGTTCGTCTGAAaacgtcaagaagctccacGCCCTCATCCCCGGAGCTGAGAGCAGCGACGACACGACATACAAGGTTCCCTGTGACAGCAAAGGCAACTTGACCGTGTCCTTTTCTGGCGTCGACTATGTCATCTCACCAAAGGATTGGGTCTCGCCCCCCAACAAGAACGGCGAGTGCACCAGCAACATTTACGGTTACGAGGTTGTTCAGGGAGCTTGGCTGCTTGGAGATACTTTCATCAAGAACGTCTACGCCGTCTTTGACGCCGACGAGCGACGAATTGGTAAGTTGGAACACGTAGCTCTTACTCGATCTGCTCACTGACAGAAAACAGGATTCGCCAGCAGCGTCATCACAGGTGGCTCTGACAAGGAaagctccaagaccaagacctcAACTTCTTCGGCCAAGGCAACCAAGACTGCTGACGACTCGGAGGAAACTGGCGTCAGCGCCCTCCCCGACTCGACAGCAACCTCAGGGCCAGACGTCGGCCTCGGCAAGGAATCCATCACCACTGGTACTTCCACCTCGGACGCGAGCCAGTCcagcgagaccaaggactCGTCCGCACCCACAGGGCTGCTCTCACAAGCCCGCTTCACATTCATTTTCTGTATAGTACCATTTTTCGCCCTCCTGGTCTAAAGCAACCAGACGAGCGGCAGTACATTCTTTAATATCACCTACGATACACACAATTTCGCACCAGAGACGCGCAGATACGGATATACATATACACGGGGGACACCACTTAGATCATGCACGACACGACGGCGTTCGTGCAGGGACATGGCAGCTGTGCAGATGGGACAGAATAGACATGTTGCAAGTCGCCTCCCCATAGACGCGTGGGATGACAGGATGCGTGGTGTGACGGGCAGATGAGCATGATGGCAAAGATACCCGCCCCAGGGATAGGAAATACATAGGTAGGAGGAGGAAACAGAAGGCTGAAGCCACGCTTGAATGGTATTCTTGATAGAGAAGAGCCCGCAGCCTCAATAGACAAACGTCTTTGGATCAGTTTTTGCCCGTGAATTGATGTTCATCAACTACCAAGGCAGACTCAATAAGTACATGCGAGCCCTGTCGGAGACGACATAGCCCCGAGGCTGCGCACATCTGGTGAGCGTCGTTCGAGGTGCAGCCGGTGTACACTGAAGGTGACCATGTCATAATAAAGTGGTCACAATATGAGGATCTCCTCACCAAATCGATACTACTATTTCTGTCGCCCGGTCCTAGTACGGAATGGAGGTAGTTTGTGTCTCCCATCCCACTGGACCGTTGGACCCTTGAAAAAAAGGAGACGGGTGTGTAAATTAGACCCCTATTCCGACAACTTCGTATTGGGCTGCAGTTTGCGTTGCGGCAATGCTGAGTAAACATGTCTATTGTATCCCATTTTTAGAGAGCCATGATCCTTCAGCTGAATCAAGCTATTCACAACCAATTCACAAGAAGCAAGGGACATTCCTCGTGGCATAGAGAccaactcctcctcaacctctttGTCTAAAACGAGCCTCTGGATCCGTGCCCCTGCATACGCTAGAGCTACGGGCGGTTCCAGCACCGAGAGCCCGATTCCACAGGGGCCCTAGGGAAGTTTCCGGGCCTTCCACAGCAGGGGGCGCAGCCAATCCCAGCGTCCATCATCCCACGGCCCTCGCCCGTCCAGTGACGCTACCCTTGCTTATCTGGGGGAAGGACAGACAGCAAAGACGGGAGGCAAAGCGCGAAACCTACAACCTCCAACTTTTTACTTCTTGATTGTCGATCTTTTTTCTGTCTCTTTTTTGTCTGTACATTTATTGCGGCAGCTACTCCTTCACGAGCGAACGAACGAAATACACACTCTCCTCAATTTCCGCGGGGAGAAGATGCGCACGCGATACCTCGCTGTTGCCCCCCTTCCCCGACAATGACGCACGCCAGGGACAATGGCTCCCCAAACCCTCACGGCGAGGACCGCGGTCTACTGGCAGCCGGCCATGactttgacgacgatgactACTTTGGCgtgggcgacgacgatgccctgagcagcggcagcggcagcgcGGACCTGGGCAAGGGCGGCTCCggcaaggccgaggacgCCAACGGAGGACATACACCCCGGACGCCGGGCCGCGTGCGCTTCGACTTGACACCCGAGATTGTCCCCGTCAGCAACGGCGATGCATTCGGCGGACATGGGCCGCGGGGCTCCGAGGATGATAGATACTTTGATatggaggaggcggcgagcCCTGCGCGGGCGCATCGCATGCCGCTCCTGACGGGCATTGAGGCGCCGAGCGTGACCGTCGCCAACTCGATGGGCGACCCCGGGGAGCTGGCGGAGCACGAGATGAACCGACCAAAGTCGGGTCTCAAGTCGGCTTTCATGAACATGGccaactccatcatcggCGCCGGTATCATCGGCCAGCCATATGCAGTGCGCCAGGCCGGTCTGGTCGGCGGCATCTTGTTACTGGTCGGCTTGACGGTGGTGGTCGACTGGACCATCtgcctcatcgtcatcaacagcaagctCAGCGGGACGAGCCACTTCCAGGGGACGGTCGAGCACTGCTTCGGGCAGCCGGGGCTGATCGCCATCAGCGTCGCGCAGTGGGTTTTCGCCTTTGGCGGTATGGTGGCGTACGGCGTCATTGTGGGAGACACGATCCCCCACGTGCTCAAGGCCATTTGGCCAGATCTACCGAGCGTCCCCGTGCTGGGCCTGCTGGCGAACCGGCAGGTCGCCATAACGGTGTTTGTGCTGGGCATTGGATACCCGTTGACGTTGTATCGGGATATTTCCAAGGTGAGAACCAAAAAAGGGGGAGGGTTGCCCAGGAGGGTGTCGGACGTGCTGCTTCTCTCCCGTGTGATGCTTTTATAAGGAACGGACTAATGGCTTCTGAATAGCTGGCAAAGGCGAGCACGTTTGCACTCGTCGGCATGTTGGTCATTGTCGTGACTGTGCTCATTCAGGGTGTATTGACGCCCGCGTCGGAGCGAGGGTCATTCAGCCCttcgcttctcctcttcaatgatggcttctttcaAGCAATTGGTGTTATTTCATTTGGTAAGTCGTGCCGTTTCTACCCCTGATACAGGGACGCATATTGATGGATGTAGCATTTGTCTGTCATCACAACTCATTACTCATTTACGGGTCTCTCAAGACCCCTACCATCGACAACTTTTCCCGAGTTACTCACTACTCTACTGGAGTATCGATGCTTTTCTGCCTTGTCCTTGCACTAGGCGGCTTCCTCACATTTGGCGACAAGACACTGGGCAATGTTCTCAACAACTTCCCCGCCGACAGCACCATGGTCAACGTGGCGCGTCTCTGCTTCGGTCTCAACATGCTCACCACGCTACCCCTCGAGGCGTTTGTGTGTCGTGAGGTGATGCTGACCTACTTTTTCCCGGACGAGCCCTTCAACATGAACCGGCATCTGCTGTTCAGCACGAGTCTCGTGGTAGCGGCGCTGGTGCTGAGCTTGGTGACATGTGATTTGGGTGCCGTGTTTGAGCTGGTGGGCGCAACGAGCGCAGTAGCCATGGCATATATCTTACCACCCA encodes:
- a CDS encoding Protein GET1, producing the protein MEPSMQCVGAMTWLRHHVDKRTSNTANSIDNELHPALEEPRNAHIAHDYCTESVNMAHPLMLSIFLIEVVVHLVNAIGAKTINNLLWTLINFLPVPTAKAAAEQRKMQAEYLKVQRELKATSSQDEFAKWAKLRRQHDKLLEQLEKKKNSMAATRSKFDTSLTGARIVLTRAPQYFLPFWYATEPMFWLPYGWFPYYAEWILSFPRGPMGSVSIASWQLACTGVILLFSDLIMGIAGLVMNAKQQSKTKEAPVKAQSEKVETEKKEL
- a CDS encoding Peptidase A1 domain-containing protein; translation: MRPSVLLAQLALCASSANAFFPYDPDWRRDVEQKRVTRSHRSIRGQEGRSVRMGIKQRAAQNKQPISERAAREAARLVAKYSGQDIPSDSELAKRANEYDVMEAVETKGKFTEGVNQDGTDYSYFIEVDIGSKKKPIYMLIDTGAGSSWVMGADCTSKACAMHNTFGPDDSDSLELINKPFNIAYGSGKVSGVLAKDNIHVAGMDLEYQFGLATNTSDQFVQFAFDGILGLAMNKGANENFLSTLEASGNIDKNIFCIALNRASDGTNEGEISFGSPNPDKYSGKITYTSLPDGKDNDWAIKMDDMGYNGKNANIGGIRTFIDTGTSFMFGSSENVKKLHALIPGAESSDDTTYKVPCDSKGNLTVSFSGVDYVISPKDWVSPPNKNGECTSNIYGYEVVQGAWLLGDTFIKNVYAVFDADERRIGFASSVITGGSDKESSKTKTSTSSAKATKTADDSEETGVSALPDSTATSGPDVGLGKESITTGTSTSDASQSSETKDSSAPTGLLSQARFTFIFCIVPFFALLV
- a CDS encoding Aa-trans domain-containing protein, translating into MTHARDNGSPNPHGEDRGLLAAGHDFDDDDYFGVGDDDALSSGSGSADLGKGGSGKAEDANGGHTPRTPGRVRFDLTPEIVPVSNGDAFGGHGPRGSEDDRYFDMEEAASPARAHRMPLLTGIEAPSVTVANSMGDPGELAEHEMNRPKSGLKSAFMNMANSIIGAGIIGQPYAVRQAGLVGGILLLVGLTVVVDWTICLIVINSKLSGTSHFQGTVEHCFGQPGLIAISVAQWVFAFGGMVAYGVIVGDTIPHVLKAIWPDLPSVPVLGLLANRQVAITVFVLGIGYPLTLYRDISKLAKASTFALVGMLVIVVTVLIQGVLTPASERGSFSPSLLLFNDGFFQAIGVISFAFVCHHNSLLIYGSLKTPTIDNFSRVTHYSTGVSMLFCLVLALGGFLTFGDKTLGNVLNNFPADSTMVNVARLCFGLNMLTTLPLEAFVCREVMLTYFFPDEPFNMNRHLLFSTSLVVAALVLSLVTCDLGAVFELVGATSAVAMAYILPPMCYIKLTTRSWRTYMAYAVVVFGVVVMVISVLQAVQKMISSKSPYSMDIRDPSGPVGPFSMCSLKMD